One window of Salmo salar chromosome ssa11, Ssal_v3.1, whole genome shotgun sequence genomic DNA carries:
- the LOC106563620 gene encoding GDNF family receptor alpha-4, whose protein sequence is MPCMMIVLGILMNVLSHGSVLSGSIDCQEAERGCVQDQDCTAVYRVLEYCAAEEAVSPLGPDARGECLEAQSTLQQYRPLQACKCQRGSRREELCLRVYWTVRFAVYDEYEVSPYEDLEVEFVRHIEMSRMASIMAASSLPLDGQNQCLKAAQDCGLYEKCGSLRSEYVVACTKRAPGSDGSCNRQKCHRALRRFLERVPEEYSFALLFCPCSDALCGERRRKTIVPSCSYEERDGKPNCLSLQGYCARDELCRSRLADFQHNCQPSSHSPSGCMRESGAVCLKAYAGLIGTIMTPNYANNLSMDVSQWCTCEGSGNQWQDCLRIMNMFHRNVCLRNAISYLGGSSPRPVESTTLPPRHHASATPSPHIFQDKDKINVNVNILSERNSVSVEDSEEEEVEEESQEFNVIPLYSEKEKSSVGSGTRGGRRGAASHTAPMLPLLLLPAAMLGWWCPV, encoded by the exons GCAGCGTGCTGTCAGGCTCCATAGACTGTCAGGAGGCTGAGCGAGGCTGTGTACAGGATCAGGACTGTACGGCAGTGTACAGGGTGCTGGAGTACTGTGCTGCTGAGGAGGCCGTGTCGCCCCTAGGCCCAGACGCCCGGGGGGAGTGTCTGGAGGCCCAGAGCACCCTGCAGCAGTACCGCCCCCTCCAGGCCTGCAAGTGCCAGCGCGGCTCCCGCCGGGAGGAGCTGTGCCTCAGGGTCTACTGGACCGTCAGATTCGCTG TGTATGATGAGTACGAGGTGTCTCCGTATGAGGATCTGGAGGTGGAGTTTGTGAGGCACATAGAGATGTCACGCATGGCCTCCATCATGGCAG cctcctctcttcctctggatGGGCAGAACCAGTGTCTGAAAGCAGCCCAGGACTGTGGTCTGTATGAGAAATGTGGTTCTCTGAGGTCAGAGTATGTTGTGGCCTGCACCAAGCGGGCTCCGGGCTCCGACGGCAGCTGTAACAGACAGAAGTGCCACCGGGCGCTGCGGCGCTTCCTGGAGCGGGTACCAGAGGAGTACAGCTTCGCCCTGCTATTCTGTCCCTGCTCTGATGCCCTCTGTGGGGAGCGCCGGCGGAAGACCATCGTACCGTCGTGTTCCTATGAGGAGAGAGACGGCAAACCCAACTGcctcagcctgcagggctactgTGCCAGGGATGAGCTGTGTAG atCTCGTCTGGCTGATTTCCAGCACAACTGCCAGCCCTCGTCACATTCTCCCTCTGGCTGCATGAGAGAGAGTGGAGCCGTCTGCCTTAAGGCCTACGCCGGGCTCATAG GCACCATCATGACCCCCAACTATGCCAACAATCTCAGTATGGACGTGTCCCAGTGGTGCACCTGTGAGGGAAGTGGGAACCAATGGCAGGACTGTCTGCGCATCATGAACATGTTCCACAGAAACGTCTGTCTGC GTAATGCTATCAGTTATTTGGGTGGCTCTTCCCCTCGCCCTGTGGAGAGCACGACCCTGCCCCCTCGTCACCACGCATCAGCCACCCCCTCTCCACACATCTTTCAGGACAAGGACAAGATCAATGTCAACGTCAACATTTTATCAGAACGCAACAGTGTGAGC GTGgaggacagtgaggaagaggaggtagaggaggaaagCCAGGAATTCAATGTTATCCCACTGTATTCTGAGAAGGAGAAGTCTAGTGTGGGCTCTGGGACCCGAGGAGGCCGTAGAGGAGCGGCAAGCCACACAGCACCCATGCTgcccctgctgctgctgcctgctgctatGCTGGGCTGGTGGTGTCCGGTATAA